A region of the Candidatus Dependentiae bacterium genome:
AGATAGCTTTCCAAATAGGCGTTCTATTAAGTCCCTCCCCCGAAGGTTGGTTGGGATTTGCACCAGCCTTTAAAAGCAACTCGCACATTTGGTAGTTGTTTTCCAATGCTGCATAATAAATTGCCGGTCTGTTTTCTACCCGTATATTATTAACATCGCATCCATGTCCATCTGATTTTTTTAAAGATAAAAGATGCTTAAGTTCTTCAATATCTTGACGCTTAATTGCCTTGCGCACCCATTTATCAATGCATTCATCAGCAAATTGATCGTCAACTGATGATTGTATTTTTGGAAATTGAAATTTTGCAAAAAAAGCTAAGGCAGATTGCAAGCCCCACCAAGGTGCTTGTAGGCTGCAAGAAAAAAGAGAGAAAAGAAGGGCAATTTTGTAAGCATTCATGCTAAATAACCACTATCAAGTATTTTTTTTGCACCAAAGGGTGCGCCAATTTCCAAAAGAGTCTTTACATGCGGTTGCAGACCAGTCATAATTTTGCGCGCAGGACAGAGCACCGTCTTTGTGGTATTGGTCGATTTCTAAAACGAGCTGAAAAGGCATATTCAAGCAAGGTTTTAAAAAGTCATCCGCTTGTTGCAAAATTTTATCAATAATTGCCATTCCTTGATTGTCTGCAAAAAGAGCCGCGTGATCTTCCCAGTCTTTAACTTGCTTTGAAAGAGAGTGAATCATGCTTGGGTCGATGTATGGAGGATTTGAAACGATAAGATCAAATCTAGATCCTGAGGGGATAGATGCAAAAAGATCAGACTGAATAAATGTGATGTTTGAAATGCCATTTGTTTTTGAGTTGTGGCGAGCGAGTTCTAGGGCCGATCTGTTTATGTCAATAGCTGTGATATGTGCGAGTGGGAACTGCTTGGCAATCGCTAGGGCGATGCATCCTGAACCGGTTCCGATATCAAGAATTGAAAAATTCTGAGCAGGCTTATTTTTTAAAGTTTCAATCAACTCTTGTACCCATTGCTCTGTTTCTTGCCGAGGTATTAAAATAGGCGGCTTTATATGAATTTTTAGGTCTAAGAAGGGTACAAAGCCTAAAATGTATGCCAGTGGCATATGCTCATCTTTCATCTTTAAAATGAGACTTTGTAGGCTTAATTGCTCTTGCTCACTTAAAGAGCCTTGCGTGATTAATGTTTCTTTTTTCTTGCCAGTTACATGCTCGAGAAGCCACCAAGCTTCTTGGGTTGATAAGCTTGTTTGGGCTGTTATTGTTTTTATAAAACTATTCATTTAGTCTGCCTTATTTTTTATCGATTCTTGTTCGATTGAAAAGAGACTTCACCTAGTAAGTTTTGTATGTATGCTTCTGGCTCAAAAGTAGTCATATCATCAATGTGTTCACCCCAAGAAAGATAGGCGATTGGTATGTTTAATTTTTCAACAATAGCAAATAGTATTCCGCCCTTTGCGCTCCCGTCAATTTTGGTTAAAACTATCCCGTCAAGGTTTGTTGATTGGTGAAATATTTCTGCTTGCTCAAGGGAGTTTTGTCCAAGCATTGCGTCAACTGTTAGAAGGGTGCAAATTGTGTGGCTTGGTAATTGTTTGCTAATTATTCGCTTTATTTTCTCTAGTTCTTTCATCAAAGAATCTTTGGTTTGCAGTCGACCAGCGGTATCAATTATTAATGTGTCAAATTGTTGTTTTTTAAATGTTTCACATGCGTCAAAAGTAACGGATGCGGGATCTTGGTTTGGTTTTCCGATAACGAGTTGAGATCCAGACTGGTTAGCCCATGATGCTAACTGCTCAGGTGCTGCAGCTCTAAAAGTATCTGCGGCGGCAATTAAACAACGTTTGTTTTGCGCAGAAAAGTGTTTTGCGAGTTTTCCAACAAAGGTTGTTTTGCCGCTACCGTTAATTCCAACTAAAAGAAAAACCGCAGACTCTTTGCATGGTTTTGGTTTTTCTAAAATCTTTGCAAGTTCTTGATGTAGTATTTTTTGCATGTCGCTGCCTTCTTTCAGGCTGCCATCTTGATATGATTTTTGTAGGTGATCAATGATTGCTTTTGTTGGCACTACCCCTGTGTCAGCTTTGAGCAAAAGTTCTTTAATTTCATTAATCGTTGATTGATCGATTGCTTTTTGTTGGAAAATCGTTTGTAGCTGTGCAGTTAAGCCAGAATAAACTTTTTTTAATTTGTCTTTGATAAATTGAAACATTTCGTTGGCCTTGGTTTATAAATTTAAAGTAAATTTAGTATTCCATAGATTTTAGGTTTAGCCAATCACGAGTGTAAAAACAAATTAAAAAAGGCTTTTATTGGTTGTTTGTCCATGAAAGAACCCCGGGAACCGTGGTTTCTTGTTCAAGCTCTTGGGCGGTTTCAGCAAAAGTAATGAGCCCATAGACGTCTCGATTATCGATATACTGATCAATGTTGTTTTTTCTGGCAACATCGCTAAAAATAACATACTCATATCTATAGCTGTTGTCGTCATAAGACATAAATGGAAGGGCGCTATTTTGAATAAAGTATGAGCAGTGAACAACTGGAACTTTGTGGCATCCAGGGTCTATTTGATTGAAGATATCGTAATATAATTGGCATCCTTTAAAATATCCATGATCATCAACATCTGCATGATAATTTGAATAAAGAATTGGCCTTGCAAGCTTTAAAAAAGGAGCAACTATAGGAAGGTTTGCTGATGCAAGAGACTCAATTGTATGAGCCTTGATAAAATTGTCGCAATCTACCACAAAGTAATCAGAATCATTTTCAATTGCCCATTTTATAGAGTTGCCTCTTATTTTTCCAAGCACTTTAAATCTAACGCTGTTCCAGGTGTGCTGAGAGAATTGTTCTATGTTTTCTGTAACATTTTCGCAGTCAAAGTAGATTTTTGGGTATCGGTCTTTTACTGTCTCGATCCATTTTTCAAGGATTTCTACCGTGTTGTCGTTGTTGTTGTTGGTTTTGATATAAAGATAGGTCTTTTCGCTTGGCCAGGTTTGATTTTCTATGCATTTTAAAAACAATGGAAGCGTGTGAGCCTTGTCCTTTGCTAGAATAGCAATTGTTATTGGTCGGACTTCTTGAGCCTGAGTTACCAAGGCACTAAGTGTTGTCAAAAAATAGAGGGTCGATATGACTGTTTTTAATAGTTTTTGAATCATTTTTTTATTTTCGGTTAATATTTTTGAATGCCAGCATATTTGCATATATTCCAATTATTGTCAAAGCTTGAACTGGTCTGCTTTTCTTAGAATTAATTTTAAAGCCATGTTCAAAAAAGCTTTTTAGAATAGACTTTTTTGCCAACTTTGTTATTCTTTTAATAAGGGTTTTCGTTTTATTAGGGTCAAAATTATGTATAAAAAATCATTAAAAGTTTCAAAACAGGTTAAAGTTCTGGTTTTAGCTCTTTTGCTTATTCCATCGTATGGCAGTGCTTTGTGGGAGATCCCAACGGCAGTTGCTGTAGGATGGTGGTTAAGAACCCCAATGGGTCAAAAAGCAAGCATGATGATACTTGCAACCTGTAAGCAGAAGATGGTAAGTAAAAAAATTGTTAATGATTATGTGATTTCTCCATTTAATTCAGCTAAGGATGCTGGGTCTCAAAAGGCATTGCAAATTTACAGCGCTAAGCAGGTAAAATATTTAGCGGGATGCCTTGTCAAGTCATTTCAAAGACTTAAGGGTTTAAAGCCGTTAGATCAAAAATTGGTAGACCAAGAGTCTTTCTCAAAGCCGGCGGCTGCTCCTGAGGTAAAAAAAGCAGGATTTGGATCAGTTCTAGCTTCTCTCCAGCCAGCTTCCATAAAATCCTTTTTAGGATCCCTTGATGATTCTACTTATAATAAAGATGGGGATAGCCAGGGTTATTCATTCTCGCAAGATGATACAGCTCAAGGCTGTAATTTTACAAAGGTTGATGCGTCTGTAGCAAACCAGTCGGCATCTGGCATTTTTCCAAGAATTACAAATAATTATTACAGTGGTTCTTCTGGCGATACAAACTCAGAATCTGGAAAGAAACGATTTTTCCAAGGAGCTTTTGCAGGATCTTTGGTAACAAGTTGGATGTATGGAAAGCAGGGTCAAAAGGCAAAAGCCTAAGCGCTATTCTATAAATAAGTGATTCGTTCTTTTTAAAAAGATTTTTAATTTTTGATAATCGTTTTTATAAAGCATAGAAAATGTCTCAATAAAATCATGAAAATTGGTTTTGTTGAGACATTTTTTTTCGTTCATATTTTTTAAAAGAGCTAGTAGTAGCTCGTCCAGATTAGAAAGCTGCGAGGAAAGATTAAATAAAAGATGTAAAAACTGGTCGCTTGAAAAAAAGCTTTGATATTGGTCTGCTGTGGCATTTCCAATAAATGCGTGGATCTTTGGCGGGTGTGGTTGCAGGTGATAAAAAGTTTTTCCGTTTTCTTCGTATCCAACAGTTACGCAGGTAAAGGTGGTTTGCAGAAATTCAAAAATTTGAGGCTGCTCGCGTAACAGCTCTTCTTCTGTTTTTTGGTATGGGGCAGGAAATCTTATTGGGTCCATCGATCCTGTTTTAATGGTGTGAACGATCCCAAAAATTTTTATTGGTCCGTGTGAAGTTATTACCAGAGATCCAAAGGTTGGCATGATGTCCCATTTCCAGCATTGACCTGTCCACTGCGATAGATTTCCCTCTATGATTTCAGAGAAAAAGTGATCGTTGCTCGTTTCTTTGTTCATGTTGTTGTTCCAATAAAAAGTTTTTTAGAAAAGTTTGTCTGTGGATAATTGATGCTTGGTTTGATCTAAGTGCTGCGTAATGGTCTGCGGTGCCGTAGCCTTTATGCTTTGCCATGCTATAGGATGGAAATGTTTCGTCGAGGCGTTTTAAAATTAAGTCTCTGGTTACTTTTGCAATAATTGAGGCTGCAGCAATCGATGCAGATTTCGATTCTCCTTGGGTGAAAGATTGAATTTCTATTTTGTCGTATGGCGTTCGTAGTAAATTTAGGGGCATTGCATCAATTAAAATAATGTCTGGAAGTTTACTTAAGGTTGAAAAGAAGTGTAAAAGATTAGACTTCATGGTTTTCGCCGTCGCCTGATAGATATTTATTTGGTCTATAACCCTTGGGCTATTTATTGCTATAGAGTATGAACAATTTTGTATTAACCATGAGTGCATTTTGATTAATTTTATTGGGGATAGCTTTTTAGAGTCTATAAGATCTGGATGGTAAACATTTTCATTGAGAATAACTGCG
Encoded here:
- a CDS encoding ribonuclease HII — its product is MYKFEQEFWSKSLQICGMDEVGRGCLAGPIVTCAVILNENVYHPDLIDSKKLSPIKLIKMHSWLIQNCSYSIAINSPRVIDQINIYQATAKTMKSNLLHFFSTLSKLPDIILIDAMPLNLLRTPYDKIEIQSFTQGESKSASIAAASIIAKVTRDLILKRLDETFPSYSMAKHKGYGTADHYAALRSNQASIIHRQTFLKNFLLEQQHEQRNEQRSLFL
- the prmC gene encoding peptide chain release factor N(5)-glutamine methyltransferase — protein: MNSFIKTITAQTSLSTQEAWWLLEHVTGKKKETLITQGSLSEQEQLSLQSLILKMKDEHMPLAYILGFVPFLDLKIHIKPPILIPRQETEQWVQELIETLKNKPAQNFSILDIGTGSGCIALAIAKQFPLAHITAIDINRSALELARHNSKTNGISNITFIQSDLFASIPSGSRFDLIVSNPPYIDPSMIHSLSKQVKDWEDHAALFADNQGMAIIDKILQQADDFLKPCLNMPFQLVLEIDQYHKDGALSCAQNYDWSATACKDSFGNWRTLWCKKNT
- a CDS encoding glycosyltransferase family 2 protein, whose amino-acid sequence is MIQKLLKTVISTLYFLTTLSALVTQAQEVRPITIAILAKDKAHTLPLFLKCIENQTWPSEKTYLYIKTNNNNDNTVEILEKWIETVKDRYPKIYFDCENVTENIEQFSQHTWNSVRFKVLGKIRGNSIKWAIENDSDYFVVDCDNFIKAHTIESLASANLPIVAPFLKLARPILYSNYHADVDDHGYFKGCQLYYDIFNQIDPGCHKVPVVHCSYFIQNSALPFMSYDDNSYRYEYVIFSDVARKNNIDQYIDNRDVYGLITFAETAQELEQETTVPGVLSWTNNQ
- the ftsY gene encoding signal recognition particle-docking protein FtsY, whose translation is MFQFIKDKLKKVYSGLTAQLQTIFQQKAIDQSTINEIKELLLKADTGVVPTKAIIDHLQKSYQDGSLKEGSDMQKILHQELAKILEKPKPCKESAVFLLVGINGSGKTTFVGKLAKHFSAQNKRCLIAAADTFRAAAPEQLASWANQSGSQLVIGKPNQDPASVTFDACETFKKQQFDTLIIDTAGRLQTKDSLMKELEKIKRIISKQLPSHTICTLLTVDAMLGQNSLEQAEIFHQSTNLDGIVLTKIDGSAKGGILFAIVEKLNIPIAYLSWGEHIDDMTTFEPEAYIQNLLGEVSFQSNKNR